Genomic DNA from Garra rufa chromosome 22, GarRuf1.0, whole genome shotgun sequence:
CATCTCTCAGTTTGGTAAAGTGTGATTGACTGTGTTTTGTTCTGCTCAGGTTGACCATGAGAAAATCCCTGTTTGAACACTTGATCAAGAGGGGCTTGCAGGTCAATATGTGATGTTCCTCCGTTGTTATAAAGCTAAAATCAGTTCCAATCCGAATCAAAACCATAATTTAATCTGATGTTGTGGTCTCAGGTGCAGCTGTTTGTGTGTAACGAGGAGAGCGATATGGAAGCGGCGTTTGCGGTCGGAGCTACAGGAGTCATGACGGACTACCCCTCACTCCTGACCAACTACATCCACAAACACCCTCCACCTCCACCTGGATATTAGCTACTTCCCTAGACGTCGTCTTACCAATAGATAAGGTTACACTTCATTTtaagtccactttagacattctactaactgCAACTACATGTCATCTTATTCTCATTGGAGCATTCCTGTTATGGTTAGGGCTGGAGTTGACATGTGCTTGTGAAGTGACTTACATTCAGTTGGGGTTTATCAAATAAACTGTTAGCAGATGTTACACAGACAGTCTAATAATAGTCTAATGACTAGTAGCTGACATGTAGTTAGCAGTGTTGGAggaaacacattacaagtaatgtaAGTTATGTCATCAGATTAGTTTTTCAACTAACTAGTAAAgtaatacattatttttatattcacACAAAAACATTTGAGTTACTTGAGTTCAAATAAGCAcgtaagtgactttgttttccCATGTCTTCTGTCCCGTGTTGAGAGAAGACTCTTCCTTCAGTCTGAGGAATATTCATTGGACTTCtgatgtgaaagggcctttatAATTcaccaaaatatatattttgggttttttctatcctaacaaaccacacatcaatggaaatcttatttattcagctttcagtgatgtataaatgaatgaatgtataAATCAAccattataactggttttgtggtccagggtcacaaatgtcatttaatatttaattgcatTAGAAATCTAGTACTTTCaaagatttacttgagtacaagaaagtactacatttttaatgttcatAAGTATTAAAGGTATaaacttttatttatgaaatgtagtgcaaGAAAAACACTGATAAACTACAGAtactttttttgttattaataaaCTAATAAGCAAGCTCAGCTCTGTTGACAAAAAGTAACACCAAAGTACTGtaactttctataaaaagtaacaaaagtaGTTACATTTTCATGGAGTAATccaacattgtaatgcattacttttaaaagtaactttcctcaacactaGTCACTCTAGTTAGTAATAGTTAGGTGAATGTCTGAAGTGGACGATTGAAAATATTACCACAGACAATTAAAACTATGTACTTAccattaaattaatcatttgattcaatgcACTTATTGTTACATGCATTGTActtgtatttaaatgtatttttttaataaaacaaataaataaaacaattacatctgtaattaatttctataattagaCTGTTGACCCTAAATCTACCCTTTCACACTACAACACTAAACCATATCCCTCCTCAGTAGGTGTTCTGTCAAACAACACAAACACAATACGGACACTGTACCCAACAATTCATTTTTTGACATAACCTAATATGAAGAAGAACCAAATAAACATGGAAtaaatatgcaatattttataGGAAACTTTATTTAGCTTGTTTATAGGACAATGTTACTTTTGCATTTATAATCTTAAagcgacagttcacccaaaaactaaaTTTCTGTCATTTATTCTTCCTCAAGTTGCTCCAAACCTGTACAagttctttcttctgctgaactcTACAAATATACTGATGAATTAGGTAATCAAATAGTTACTAGTCCCCATTCATTTCCATAGTATAGATAAAAACACAATGTAAGTCAATGGCGATGTAAGTCTCCTTTTGTGTTCAGCGGAAGAAAGAAACACAGATTTGGAGCAACTTGAGGAAGAGTAAATGatcaattttcatttctgggtgaactgttcctttaaggtcAGATGATGAATATTCTTAGTGATATATCCATATGTTGAGTCGATGCTGACGGAGTACTGCACAAGCGCCGGGATGAGATCAGACCACCTGCAGCGGATCTCTGTCTCGTTGGGAGATCTCTACAGTAACGGTTTTGTCCAGTCGTGCGGTCAGTCTCTGTCTGAACCTGGACAGGAAGCCTCTCTCGCTGTTGCTGTGGTCGCTGAGAATCACACTCCGGCCCGCAGACACCGCATCCAGAACCTCATGATGGGACATCTCACCTGAACACCAGGAAATAAGTTTGGGGTGATTATGGATTTTTTGTGCtgttaatattgtaataaattgTTGAACTTCAGCTTTTAGTGTTTGTGATGCACCAGTGATGTAGAGGTCTGCTCTCACTCCCTGCAGGACAGAAGCTCCAGATCCTGCGCACACCGCCACCGTCTTCACCACAGACTCTAGAACCGCACACAAACACTGGGAGTCACGTCACTTCCAGATGAAAAAATCACATCACATCCACTGATTCAGACACTGTAGGTAAACAACTACAACTATAACAGTGCTGTACGCAGTAAAAAACTATTTGCATCACATTTGTTTAGGATTATTAtactaaaagaaaataatataacaaataattaaaggattagtttactttcaacaaaaatgtacagataatgtactcacccccttgtcatccaagatgttcatgtctttctttctttgtaaagaaatgatgttttttgaggaaaacatttcaggatttctctccatatagtggacttctatggtgccctgagtttgaacttccaaaatgcagtttaaatgcagctttaaaggactctaaacgatcccagccgatgaaagaagagtcttatctagcgaaacgatcggttatttattaaagaaattgacaatttatatactttttaagctcaaatgatggtcttgtctagctctgcgatgtacatacatactctgtgtaatccggttcaagacagttagggtacgtcaaaaaactcccatcttgttttcttccccaactttaaaatcgtcctccatcgctgcagaagtatcgaCCCGGTGTCTACAAAATGAACATACATCAAACATGCgtagatcaaacaccctttacaaaaacgGTAAACAGTGACGGAGGACAATTTGAAGTTGATCAGATGGGAGTTTATGGcagaccctaactgtcttgaaccggagtacacagattaggcatgtgcatcacagagactagacaagaccagcatttgaagttaaaaagtatataatttagaaacaaaaattttgaaaataatcaattgtttcgctagataagacccttcttcctcggctgggatcgtttagagtcctttgaagctgcattttgtaagttcaaactcagggcaccatagaagtccactatatggagagaaatcctgaaatgttttcctcaaaaaaacataatttccttacgactgaagaaagaaagacatgaatatcttggatgacaagggggtgagtgcattatctgtacatttttgttctgaaagtgaactactcctgtaagtagcacaggtttatttgtagcaatagccaacaatacattgaatgggtcagaattatcgatttttcttttatgccaaaaatcattaggatatcaagtaaagatcatgttccatgaagatattttgtaaattaaaaatgttttccaaGTTATAAATAAAGATTAAACACTATTTCAGTCTTCATAATTCACATTTACTCAATGTGTTACTTTGAGTCATTTTcttgtaattatttataaattatacacCAATATTTGCACAGAGTAAAGACTGCTTTTGTACAACAACAATAACTGGAATGCAGCTCACATGGGAAGCattgcattttattaaaaaaatgtcagataaggtaaaaataaggtgaacagtCTCTGGTGCTGCACCTAATGTCTGCTGGTCCCCCAGAGCCAGTCTCAGATGAGGCAAACCCAGGTGAGTCTTCATTTTCTGCACGGCTGTAGAAACAGACACCGGCTGATCCAGAACACTGAGTCTGCCCTGACCACAGCCCAACACAGGAGGCTGGAGAACACAttaaacagacagaaaacactaaAATGCTGAAATGTACTTCTATTATCATCTTCAACTGAAAGGTCAGTGTTTAGAATATATGATGATATAGTTAGGGTCATGTGCTCTGGGGCTCCGCCTCTTTAATTATGCAGCTCCGCCTTCATCTGAGTGATGTGATCATCAGAGCACAGGATTCAGCTGTTGGTCTCCACTACACTAACGTTTAATGCtattataaatgtaataatattctGGGGGTTTTTGGCTGTTTTTAGCTTGAACACTAGCATTAAGATGTTAACAGTTATGTTTGTGCCATCTTCAAATGTTTGTGCTTGGTTTGTGCAGGTacttaaaagaagtctcttctgctcaccagggctgcatttatttgttaaaaaatgcagaatttcagcattttgagcatcattactccagtgttcagcaGAAGCACACAgcagtgaagtatttttactctgctttaaaagtactttatcagtgtttttctttagaCAACTTTACTTCccaacattccaaagcataatattgtactttttactgcactacgtttcatattatatgtgaccctggagcacaaaaccagtcttaagtagcgcaggtatatttgtagcagtagccaaaaacacattgtatgggtcaaaattataattttttcttttatgccaaaaaattattaagatcttaagaaaagatcatgttccatgaagatattctgtaaattttctattctaaatatatcaaaactatttttgattagtaatatgcattgctaagaacttcatctgagcaactttaaaggtgattttctcaatatttagattttttttgcaccctcagattccagatttttattgttctatcctaacaaaccacacatcaatggaaatcttatttattcagctttcagtgatgtataaatgaatgaatgtataaatagtttcttacttttactcaagtaattcaaagatttgcttgagtacaagaaagtactacatttttaatgttcataagtattaaaggttaaaaaacttttatttatgaaatgtagtgcaagaaaaacactgataaactacagatactttttaaatttacccgagtaaagaaaaaaaatactacactACTGTCCACCTctactcacatgatccttcagaaatcattctaatatgcagatttgcagCTCAAGAAACATCTCTGAGTGATTATTATCAAGGTAAAAACAGTTCAATAGTTTTGTAGAAACTGtgatgctttttatttatttatttgtaggaTTCACAGAAGGTTTGAAAAAACAgcgtacactaccgttcaaaagtttggggtcagtacatttttatttttttttagaaattaatacttttattcaccaaggatgtattaagttaataattaaaagtttattacaagttaataataaatgatttacattgttataaaatatttatattttgaataaaacactttttaaacttgttattcatgaaagaatcctgaaaaaaaaaaattaacaggttccaaaaaaatatttgcagcacaactgtCGATAttctccaacattgatcattctaataataaatcagcatattagaatgatttctggaggatcatgtgacactgggggcagccgtggcctaatggttagagagttggacttgtaatccaaaggttgcaggttcgattctcaggtccggcagggattgtaggtggggggagtgaatgtacagcactctctccaccctcaataccacggctgaggtgagtcccttgagcaaggcaccgatcccccaactgctccccgggcgccgcagcaatggctgcccactgctccgggtgtgtgtgtgttcactactgtgtgtgtgcacttggatgggttaaatgcagagcacaaattcctagtatgggtcaccatacttggcctcacctcacttcctttcctttccttcctttccttaagactggagtaacagctgataaaaattcagcttttcatcacaggaataaattctattttaaagtatgttaaaataaaaaacattatttaatattgtaaaaacattttgcaatattactgtttttttctgtatttttaatcaaataaatgcagccgtgatgagcagaagagacttctttaaagactattacaactCTGACTGAATCTTTCATCACACTGTAAATGCCTCTAATGTcagttttaatcaatttaatgcactctAAAAATGGCACTGACAGATGAGAGATGATAAAGTGTAGATCTGACCTGCTGGACGGCTGTGATGTTGAGGGATGTGGAGGTGTGTGGATCTGACAGCAGGATCTGTGCAGCAGCGGTTAGAGCTGAACTATGACAGATCAGACTCACCTGCTGTCCTCCGCTCTCACTTCTGAAGATCAACACAGAGCACCATCTGAATGAATACCAGCGTACTCATGTCCATCACTATACTCAAACACATACTTGCCTTACTGTGGAGCTCTGAAAGGTCTGACTGCCCTCTATGTGTCTGAGCTGCTCCAGAACACTCTTCACGTGTCCATCATTGCTGCAGCTGAACTCCAGTCTGTGTTTCTGTGGGCCGCTGGACTGAGCTTGATTTAATACGGACACTTTACCGCTTCCTGTGGATGGAGAAACGAGGACTAATATCAGACTCTGTTGACCAAGAATCAGAAAGTTTGTGTGTTCTTACCCATTCCTCCAACTAGCCAATCATTGACGCCGTCCTCCACGCTGTCCCAGGAAGTGTGTGGAGAGAAGACGGCGATGCCGGACTCCAGAGCTCTGACGGCCAGACGCTGCTTCCAGTCCTTCTGCAGCAAACGCTTGAAGGGTCGAAAGAGCGGCGGGTGATAGGACACTATGAGATCGCAGCTCATCTCTACGGCTTCGTCCATGACGGCTGCGGTCAGGTCGTTGGTCAGCAGGATCCGTTTGATGGGACGGGGTTCGCTGGGCTCCACCAACAGACCCACATTATCCCAGGATTCAGCCAGAGAC
This window encodes:
- the nif3l1 gene encoding NIF3-like protein 1; translation: MFSRCREFSGRLLRSGLIIFSCSRSTFLSSALLSTSRCLSSHHPLLSASRPPVLRSAGVVRLLSGFSPAAHMDLKAVLEVLEQLAPLSLAESWDNVGLLVEPSEPRPIKRILLTNDLTAAVMDEAVEMSCDLIVSYHPPLFRPFKRLLQKDWKQRLAVRALESGIAVFSPHTSWDSVEDGVNDWLVGGMGSGKVSVLNQAQSSGPQKHRLEFSCSNDGHVKSVLEQLRHIEGSQTFQSSTVRSESGGQQVSLICHSSALTAAAQILLSDPHTSTSLNITAVQQPPVLGCGQGRLSVLDQPVSVSTAVQKMKTHLGLPHLRLALGDQQTLESVVKTVAVCAGSGASVLQGVRADLYITGEMSHHEVLDAVSAGRSVILSDHSNSERGFLSRFRQRLTARLDKTVTVEISQRDRDPLQVV